Proteins encoded by one window of Candidatus Endowatersipora endosymbiont of Watersipora subatra:
- the rplU gene encoding 50S ribosomal protein L21 — MFAVIETGGKQYSVSEKDEIKVEKLPGKCGDVVKIKEVLMVTGFIGMPFVEGAIVVTKIVKQGRDRKVIAFKKRRRKNSRRTIGHRQHYTLLKISEILIDDKNFSERE; from the coding sequence ATGTTCGCAGTTATTGAAACAGGTGGAAAGCAGTACTCTGTTTCCGAAAAAGATGAAATCAAGGTCGAAAAGCTCCCCGGAAAATGCGGTGATGTAGTAAAGATTAAAGAAGTTTTAATGGTAACTGGCTTTATCGGTATGCCTTTTGTTGAAGGTGCCATAGTCGTAACTAAAATAGTCAAACAAGGCCGTGATCGTAAGGTCATTGCTTTTAAAAAACGCCGCCGAAAAAATTCGAGGCGTACAATCGGTCATCGTCAACATTATACGCTACTAAAAATTAGCGAAATTCTAATTGATGACAAAAATTTTTCCGAAAGGGAATAG